One Hydrogenobaculum sp. 3684 genomic window, CAGGTTCTGCTGGCTCTCCCTCTAAATACTCTTTTTTCTTTTCATCAATGGTTGCACCTTGAAGGTTTGGCATCATGTGTTCTGTGTAGAAAACAGTAGCATTGACAAAAGTGTTGGCACCCCAAAGTACTATGGTATCAGCAAGCCTTGCATCCTCATAAGTATAGTTAAGCTCAAAAACTCCTCTTTCTCTTTGACCCCAAACCTCGGCGTTGTTGGCCGGTCTATTGTGTATAGATAACATTCTTGTACCAACTGCTACCATGAAGAATTTCCAAAGTGCCCAGTTCGCCTCGTATCCAGCACCAGCGCCTCCATGGTCATGTCCTTTCATAGCTACTGAGTCTGGGCCATATTTATCCACGACGCCTTTGGTTACTCTTGCGACTAAATCTATTGCTTCTTCCCAGGTAACTGGCATGAACTCATCCCCAACTCTAATTAATGGTCGGCGTAATCTTTCTCTTGTGGGCTTTGTAGGTGAATATAACGTCTCTGCATTAGCCCCTCCCCTTATAGAGTAGTTTCCTCTATTTATAGGCGAGTCTTGTGCTGGTATTATTAATACGTTGTAAAGGTTGCCGTCCTCTCCTTTTACTACGCTGTACATAGTTTCGGTTATTGATTGACTTTGCAGGGCTACTCCTTGTTTAGTAAAGTCTATACCAAGTGCATTTTCGTTTGGCTTTGGCCCACCTTCCTTGCCCACAGGCCATCTATAAATGTTATAACCACAACCTACGCCGCAGTACTGGCAAGGTGATATAAATTTTTGTGCGTCTTTTGGTGGAATTGGTATGCTATCCCTTCTTTCAAATACTGCCATATTTTGTACCTCCTTTATAAGTTGCTTGTTTTGCTAAATTTTAAAATGTTTCTAATTCTTCCCCATATAAGTCCTTCTACCCCTTCTGCGTATATGTTTCCAGTTCTTGGTTCAAAACGCAAAATCATCTGAGGAAGCCATTCAGATGCATGCCCCTGGAATGTTTGCCCATTTTTTGCAGGGTCAAACATTGAGTAATGGCAAGCACAAACAAACCTCTTTTTAGAATAGACAACAGGACAGCCCATATGGGTACATATTGACGAGTAGGCTACGATGTCCCCTTCTGGTCCCACACCACCATCAGCCTTCTCTCCAAGCTTAATAAGAATTGCTGGAGATTGTTCATCTGGGTAATTAAAGATTACCGGCTCTCCTACCTTTAAGTCCTTAATGTTGGCTATTTTTACTCTTGGGTATGGCTGGGTTATAAGAGCCATTGCCCACTCTGGTGTAGATAAAAGTGCAGCCATAGCCGCACTTCCACCGATAAAAGTCCTTCGTGAGATCTTCGTCATAAACATCGCTGTACCCCCTAACAAGTTTTAACTAACACAATAAATTATGCAAACTTTGTGCCAAATTTTAAAACCTTTAAAAATTAAGGATTTTTATCAGTAGATTTTTTTGAATGTTCAAATTTTTATAGGGTTATGCTCAAAAATTGAGCAACGTTAAAATAGATTTAAAAATTCATTTGGAATGGAAGTATTATGACAAAGTGACAAAATGAAAAAGCAGCGAAATATAAGAGTAATAGTTGATAAGTTATCAGCGACAAAATAATAAACAGAACACTTTACACGTCTAATTTGAAAAAATCTCTCTTAACCTATTTTCTAAGGTATTTCGAGATATTCCTAAAAGACCTGCCACTTTTGACTTGTTGCCTGAGTATTTTTCGAGAAGTTTTTTTATAAGATAGGCTTCTATCCTTTCAAGAAGATTAGGAAGATCCTCTTCCGGTGTTGAATCAAGCAACATCTCTATAAATCTATCAAAAGAACATGTTGTACTGTAAACAGTTGTTTTTTCTTGATGTATATCAAAATCTTTTATTTTCCCAAATTTTGTTTCAATAGCTGCCTTATAAATCAGGTTTTTTAGCTCACGTACATTCCCTGGGAATGAGTAATCCATTAGCTTTTTCATAGCTTCTTCTTCCACTCCTTCAATCATGGTTCCTATTTCTGCGTTAGCAAAAGCTATAAAATAATCGACTAACTGTTTTATGTCTTCCTTTCTTTCTCTAAGAGGTGGTATGTAGATATCCATTTGACTTATTCTATGATACAGATCTTCTCTAAATTTTCCTTCTTCTACCATTTTTTTTAGGTCCTTGTTTGTAGCAAAAATAAGTCTAACGTCTGCTTTCTCTTCCTTGGAGCTTCCCAATGAGAAATAGCTCTTTCTTTCGACAAAAGCCAAAAGCTTTGGTTGAAGTTTGTAAGGAATGTCTCCTATTTCGTCTAAAAAAAGGGTTCCACCTTCAGCTAACTTTACCTTTCCCTTTTTATCTACCAAGGCACCCGTAAA contains:
- a CDS encoding sigma-54 dependent transcriptional regulator; this translates as MIHILNKDKNMRVLVVDDECFVLNFVKKILSTKGFEVITLQSSKGLEDYLPNSDLLLIDIKLEDENGIDVVERLRTKGFNIPVIFLTDYTDADTVISASRLSATNLLKKPLNAEELLRVVKEMLGFNLNPDIPHSKEFKVIGSSKAMFEVFKKIGLACQNDLNVLITGETGVGKEVVSRLIHENSPRKEKPFVILHCPAIPWDLFEAELFGYVKGAFTGALVDKKGKVKLAEGGTLFLDEIGDIPYKLQPKLLAFVERKSYFSLGSSKEEKADVRLIFATNKDLKKMVEEGKFREDLYHRISQMDIYIPPLRERKEDIKQLVDYFIAFANAEIGTMIEGVEEEAMKKLMDYSFPGNVRELKNLIYKAAIETKFGKIKDFDIHQEKTTVYSTTCSFDRFIEMLLDSTPEEDLPNLLERIEAYLIKKLLEKYSGNKSKVAGLLGISRNTLENRLREIFSN
- a CDS encoding arsenate reductase (azurin) small subunit, translating into MFMTKISRRTFIGGSAAMAALLSTPEWAMALITQPYPRVKIANIKDLKVGEPVIFNYPDEQSPAILIKLGEKADGGVGPEGDIVAYSSICTHMGCPVVYSKKRFVCACHYSMFDPAKNGQTFQGHASEWLPQMILRFEPRTGNIYAEGVEGLIWGRIRNILKFSKTSNL